Proteins from a genomic interval of Orbaceae bacterium lpD02:
- a CDS encoding FUSC family protein, translating into MDRLHNAAVFITDIISQFRLRNITLIRFIDELEVICSVFLAIIFAHLFNAQNIGWAAFTGYMIMRSHVLDTLIRGALRFLGTITGALLAYYVTYLLGHNLLFIALGIALVGGITLYFAVTSKYSYAWLFLGITYIMIGVDALGNPFNQVQAFAISRVIEVFAGILASMVISITSNVIKPRLTIKPCKEGLAEIVRFPCYAKYTAIHSLRAMLALATLPFLEHFFDLRYLGQTAITVFVVLTVPLSTINNPKIVSKRNFHRFLGCTLGGLLALICLPFYQINLAIAAIILCLGIFIGRHVENSCQSFSYIGTQFVLVYLVVMVPDSLAYSSVEPGISRLCGVIIGIILVELSKLAVMPLKRYWKL; encoded by the coding sequence ATTATTTCTCAGTTTCGCTTAAGAAATATTACCTTAATCCGTTTTATTGATGAGCTTGAAGTGATCTGCTCAGTATTTTTAGCGATTATTTTTGCCCATTTATTTAATGCACAAAATATTGGTTGGGCGGCATTTACTGGTTACATGATCATGCGTTCACATGTGCTAGATACTTTAATTCGTGGTGCTTTACGGTTTTTAGGTACGATAACAGGGGCTTTATTAGCCTATTATGTTACTTACTTATTGGGTCATAATTTGTTATTTATAGCCTTAGGAATTGCACTTGTTGGCGGTATTACGCTTTATTTTGCGGTCACCAGTAAGTACAGCTATGCTTGGCTTTTTCTTGGTATTACTTATATTATGATTGGTGTTGATGCATTAGGAAATCCATTTAATCAAGTGCAAGCGTTTGCAATCAGCCGTGTTATTGAAGTATTTGCTGGTATTTTAGCATCAATGGTTATCAGTATTACCTCTAATGTAATTAAACCACGGTTAACCATCAAGCCGTGTAAAGAGGGTTTGGCTGAGATAGTTAGATTTCCTTGTTACGCTAAATATACGGCAATTCATTCATTGCGAGCGATGCTTGCGCTTGCAACTTTACCATTTTTAGAACACTTTTTTGATCTCCGTTATTTAGGCCAAACCGCAATTACTGTTTTTGTAGTGCTAACTGTACCATTATCGACGATTAATAATCCGAAAATAGTCTCTAAACGAAATTTTCACCGTTTTTTAGGCTGTACGCTTGGCGGTTTGCTGGCTTTAATATGCCTTCCTTTTTATCAAATCAATTTAGCGATCGCGGCAATTATATTATGCTTAGGGATTTTTATCGGCCGCCACGTCGAGAATAGCTGTCAGTCTTTTTCCTATATTGGCACTCAATTTGTATTGGTTTATTTAGTGGTTATGGTTCCTGATTCACTCGCTTATTCATCTGTAGAACCCGGTATTTCTCGATTATGTGGTGTAATTATTGGAATTATTTTGGTTGAGCTTTCTAAATTAGCTGTAATGCCGTTAAAACGTTATTGGAAGCTGTAA
- the agp gene encoding bifunctional glucose-1-phosphatase/inositol phosphatase — MKLVKKISLLATAMLAISDLSYAAEPNTDYELKQVVIVSRHGLRAPLTEGADSLINATPYKWQKWDSTGGFLTAKGGALEVYMGHYFNDWLVQNGMLQKNTCPTDEQYYAYSNIVPRTIATGQFFTTGAFPGCDKIKYHHLADLDGKDPIFFQSINDTSKEYVTKVVAEIEDFIDQQNLASSYAKLQEVIDYKNSYDCKVDKKCELAKQPNTVVLEHGKESSIDGPLHLAFWMVDAFMLQDYEGFPAGQVAWGRIKSDQDWVTLAKLRNAYIDAAYLQPTLVNRTIKPMLAHLNQIMPDQQSTEQAKITLLVGHDTTVGPIIRAMGFNDYTLPEQYEKTPIGGKIVFQRWHNKKSDQDLLKVEYVYQSTKQLRNLEKLTLASPPQRVTLSLKDCQIDANGFCAWSDFKKVMNNLVN; from the coding sequence ATGAAGTTAGTAAAAAAAATAAGTTTATTAGCAACCGCTATGTTGGCTATAAGTGATTTATCCTATGCCGCAGAGCCTAATACAGATTATGAGCTTAAGCAAGTGGTAATAGTCAGTCGTCATGGTCTAAGAGCTCCCTTAACAGAAGGAGCTGATTCTCTCATTAATGCTACTCCCTATAAATGGCAAAAATGGGATAGTACAGGTGGTTTTTTAACCGCTAAAGGTGGTGCTTTAGAAGTCTATATGGGGCACTATTTTAATGATTGGTTGGTCCAAAATGGAATGTTACAAAAAAACACATGCCCAACAGATGAACAGTATTATGCTTATAGCAATATTGTTCCTAGAACGATTGCAACCGGGCAATTTTTTACTACGGGTGCATTCCCTGGTTGCGATAAAATAAAATATCATCATTTAGCTGATCTGGATGGTAAAGATCCTATATTTTTCCAATCAATTAACGATACTAGTAAGGAATATGTGACAAAAGTAGTGGCAGAAATTGAGGATTTCATCGACCAACAAAACTTGGCTTCATCTTACGCTAAATTACAAGAAGTGATTGATTATAAAAATTCTTACGATTGTAAAGTCGACAAGAAATGTGAGCTCGCTAAGCAACCTAATACCGTTGTCCTTGAGCATGGTAAAGAGTCATCAATAGATGGGCCATTACACCTTGCTTTTTGGATGGTGGACGCATTTATGTTGCAAGATTATGAAGGATTTCCTGCTGGACAAGTTGCTTGGGGTAGAATTAAATCGGATCAAGATTGGGTAACATTAGCAAAATTAAGAAATGCGTATATTGATGCGGCTTATTTGCAACCAACGCTAGTTAACCGTACGATTAAACCGATGCTCGCTCACCTAAATCAAATAATGCCTGACCAACAATCTACCGAACAAGCTAAAATTACGTTATTAGTTGGTCATGACACAACAGTGGGACCAATAATTCGAGCTATGGGGTTTAATGATTATACTTTACCTGAACAGTACGAAAAAACGCCAATCGGCGGTAAAATTGTATTCCAGCGTTGGCATAATAAAAAGAGCGATCAGGATTTACTGAAAGTCGAATATGTTTATCAGTCTACCAAACAGCTTCGTAACCTTGAAAAGTTAACACTTGCTAGCCCACCACAAAGAGTTACTTTATCCTTAAAAGATTGTCAGATTGATGCTAATGGATTTTGTGCTTGGAGCGATTTCAAAAAAGTAATGAATAATTTAGTCAACTAA
- a CDS encoding MFS transporter, whose product MQKQNYYLSLFATSLFISYLAVATPLPVVSIYTFQTLELTSTLAGFAVGICFFATIITRSLAGKMSDTQGTMRAVHRGLCCYALAGFLCFLATLVEYYPLWAYTILIVGRLLLGFGESLTLVGMLAWGIGFVGTANSGKLLSIAGMSIYGAFAVGGPLGLWLYNKLNFSGLMLICAILPIIGLLLFRLLPIIVPLPPNKKCESFLRVIKQIWPYGFVLCLQGVGFAAIGAFISLIYMENHWHYPGFALTAFGLGFVLVRIICGHLPDRLGGIAITITSLIVESIGQLLLWQATEQSIAIIGALLTGIGCSMIFPAMGAEVIKKITPNQRGIAMAGFAAFQDLSYALTAPVIGLFVDLYGFSIVFFIGLLAALFALVMVLFIWRCRLNKESI is encoded by the coding sequence TTGCAAAAACAAAATTATTATTTATCATTATTTGCTACCAGTTTATTTATTTCTTATCTTGCTGTTGCAACACCGCTACCAGTCGTTTCTATCTATACTTTTCAAACATTAGAATTAACCAGTACACTGGCGGGATTTGCTGTTGGAATCTGCTTTTTTGCAACAATTATAACACGTAGTTTAGCGGGTAAGATGTCAGATACACAAGGCACAATGCGCGCCGTCCATCGAGGGCTTTGTTGTTATGCGTTAGCGGGTTTTTTATGTTTCCTTGCCACTCTTGTCGAATATTATCCATTGTGGGCTTATACAATTTTAATTGTTGGTCGATTACTCCTTGGGTTCGGCGAAAGTTTAACATTAGTTGGAATGCTAGCTTGGGGGATCGGATTTGTTGGAACAGCAAATTCAGGAAAGCTACTCTCTATCGCGGGCATGTCTATATATGGTGCTTTTGCCGTTGGTGGGCCACTAGGTTTATGGTTGTATAATAAATTAAACTTTAGTGGCTTAATGCTTATATGCGCAATACTACCAATTATTGGACTACTCCTATTTCGCCTATTACCAATCATAGTACCGTTACCACCAAACAAAAAGTGCGAATCATTTTTGCGTGTTATAAAACAAATCTGGCCTTATGGTTTTGTGCTATGTCTTCAAGGTGTTGGTTTTGCTGCTATTGGTGCATTTATTTCTTTAATCTATATGGAAAATCACTGGCATTATCCTGGATTTGCATTAACAGCATTTGGTTTAGGCTTTGTTTTAGTACGCATTATATGTGGACATTTGCCTGATCGTTTAGGTGGAATTGCAATAACGATTACTTCACTTATTGTTGAAAGTATAGGTCAGCTTCTTCTTTGGCAAGCGACTGAGCAATCAATTGCAATTATTGGTGCATTATTAACGGGAATAGGTTGCTCAATGATATTTCCTGCAATGGGGGCTGAAGTGATAAAAAAAATCACCCCAAATCAACGTGGAATAGCAATGGCAGGATTTGCTGCTTTTCAAGATCTTTCTTATGCCTTGACAGCTCCGGTGATCGGCCTATTTGTTGACTTATATGGTTTTTCGATTGTATTTTTTATCGGTCTGCTTGCTGCATTATTTGCGCTTGTTATGGTTTTATTCATTTGGCGATGTAGATTAAATAAAGAATCAATATAA
- a CDS encoding M20 aminoacylase family protein, translated as MTTKIIPEISDIQHEMIAIRHQLHQHPEIGFEEFKTSELVANLLTQWGYQVTRGLGGTGVVAQLKNGNGPAIGIRADMDALPIDEATKLSHASQIKGKMHACGHDGHTATLLTTARYFAQHRHFNGTINLIFQPAEEGLSGGLAMVEDGLFKKFPCDYIFAFHNMPKVEAGKMAFIDGPAMASSDSVTIKVKGRGGHGAMPHLSIDPVVVASSIVMALQTIVSRNANPLETAIITVGSFQAGDANNVIPDEAILKLTIRALDPSMQDLIEKRVKELVTAQAASYGAEVEIDYKRLYPMVINDLQATELARNVALSFFGEAQIIPDFPKMTGSEDFSFMLQQCKGAYIFVGNGTEGHNGCSLHNPKYDFNDAILPVVASYWVKLIESYLK; from the coding sequence ATGACAACCAAAATTATCCCTGAAATTAGCGATATTCAACATGAGATGATTGCTATTAGGCATCAGCTTCACCAACATCCTGAAATTGGTTTTGAAGAGTTTAAAACAAGCGAGTTAGTCGCAAATCTTTTAACTCAGTGGGGCTATCAAGTAACGCGAGGCTTAGGTGGTACAGGCGTAGTTGCTCAACTTAAGAATGGTAATGGACCAGCGATTGGTATTCGTGCTGATATGGACGCTTTACCGATCGATGAAGCAACTAAACTCTCTCATGCTAGTCAAATAAAAGGTAAAATGCATGCTTGCGGCCATGATGGGCATACAGCAACATTGTTAACAACCGCTCGTTATTTTGCGCAGCACCGCCATTTCAATGGCACAATTAACCTTATTTTCCAACCTGCAGAAGAAGGACTTAGTGGTGGTCTTGCAATGGTTGAAGATGGATTGTTTAAAAAATTCCCGTGTGATTATATTTTTGCTTTTCATAATATGCCAAAAGTCGAAGCTGGCAAAATGGCATTTATTGATGGTCCGGCCATGGCATCTTCCGACAGCGTAACCATTAAAGTAAAAGGTCGCGGTGGTCATGGTGCTATGCCACATCTTTCAATCGATCCCGTTGTGGTTGCATCATCTATTGTTATGGCTTTACAAACGATAGTTTCTCGTAATGCAAACCCACTCGAAACTGCAATTATAACGGTTGGATCTTTTCAAGCTGGCGATGCAAATAATGTGATCCCTGATGAAGCAATATTAAAGTTAACTATTCGAGCACTTGATCCTAGCATGCAAGATCTTATCGAAAAACGCGTAAAGGAGCTCGTTACTGCGCAAGCCGCTAGTTATGGTGCTGAGGTTGAAATTGATTATAAGCGTCTTTACCCAATGGTTATTAATGATTTACAAGCTACAGAATTAGCCAGAAATGTTGCACTGTCTTTTTTCGGTGAAGCACAAATTATTCCTGACTTCCCTAAAATGACAGGTAGTGAGGATTTTTCATTTATGCTACAACAGTGTAAAGGCGCATACATTTTTGTCGGTAATGGCACTGAAGGGCATAATGGCTGCTCATTGCATAATCCTAAATATGATTTTAATGATGCAATCTTACCGGTCGTCGCGTCGTATTGGGTCAAATTGATTGAAAGTTATTTAAAATAA
- a CDS encoding MFS transporter encodes MAFNISKNDGKLRKARNIAGITMGNAIEFYDFAIYGTYAVLLGQLFFPGTNNFEKLMLSFATLGVGFITRPLGAILIGLYADKFGRRPALLFTLWLMSIGTLLFVITPTYQQIGIWATVIIMFARLMQGFALGGEFGTSTTMLMEYADNSNRGFYSSWQLFGQGLNTLLASIVGITIGFWLKDDITALHSWGWRLAFAIGLLIVPMALYIRKTLPETKNKNVNESTSALLKLVFSKYPKQLITGILLTLGSTVPVYITLFYLANFAISELQFEMRSSIVASCIAASVQIILVPFIGMLSDKVGRKPLIFWSRVLTILVIYPIFMLLTLFPSLTTLYSCVFVLAILIAVNSVPSLIVCAEIFPSKIRATGLSVVYSLSVAIFGGFAQMIVTGLAHWMNDLRAPAYYVIATVAISLIGVFMFKETAGKALK; translated from the coding sequence ATGGCGTTTAATATTTCTAAAAATGATGGAAAACTAAGAAAAGCAAGAAATATAGCAGGCATTACCATGGGTAATGCAATTGAATTTTACGATTTTGCTATTTATGGAACGTACGCAGTTCTTTTAGGTCAACTTTTTTTCCCCGGGACAAATAATTTTGAAAAATTAATGTTGTCATTTGCAACATTAGGTGTTGGTTTTATTACTCGGCCTTTAGGGGCAATCTTAATCGGTTTATATGCCGATAAGTTTGGTCGCCGTCCTGCGCTACTTTTTACATTATGGTTAATGTCAATTGGTACGTTATTATTTGTCATAACGCCGACTTACCAGCAGATCGGTATTTGGGCAACAGTGATTATTATGTTTGCTAGATTAATGCAAGGATTTGCCTTAGGTGGTGAATTTGGTACATCAACAACGATGTTGATGGAGTATGCAGATAATTCTAACCGTGGTTTTTATAGTAGTTGGCAGCTTTTTGGTCAGGGTTTAAATACTTTACTCGCTTCAATTGTTGGGATCACTATCGGTTTTTGGTTAAAAGATGATATCACCGCTTTACATAGCTGGGGATGGCGATTAGCCTTTGCGATCGGCTTGTTAATTGTTCCTATGGCACTTTATATCCGTAAAACGTTACCTGAAACTAAAAATAAGAACGTAAACGAATCAACAAGCGCATTGCTCAAATTAGTTTTTAGCAAATACCCAAAGCAACTAATTACGGGTATTTTGCTGACTTTAGGCTCCACGGTTCCCGTCTATATTACGCTTTTTTATCTAGCAAACTTTGCTATTTCGGAATTACAATTTGAAATGCGATCTAGCATTGTTGCTTCATGCATTGCCGCATCGGTTCAAATTATACTCGTCCCATTTATTGGCATGCTATCAGATAAAGTTGGTCGTAAACCACTTATCTTCTGGTCGCGAGTGTTAACGATTTTAGTTATCTACCCAATATTTATGCTATTAACCTTATTTCCATCGCTGACAACGCTTTATTCATGTGTTTTTGTGCTAGCTATTCTAATTGCGGTTAACTCTGTACCAAGCCTGATCGTCTGTGCTGAAATATTTCCAAGTAAAATTAGGGCAACCGGATTATCAGTGGTTTATAGTTTATCTGTGGCCATTTTCGGTGGTTTTGCTCAAATGATTGTTACAGGGCTGGCTCATTGGATGAATGATTTAAGAGCGCCCGCTTATTATGTGATTGCAACTGTCGCCATTAGTTTAATTGGTGTATTTATGTTTAAAGAAACAGCGGGTAAAGCGCTGAAATAA
- a CDS encoding GNAT family N-acetyltransferase yields MSNMSIRDKLVIKPVTLEHLDQFDELLRYVFQVTSQDIEKSGYEKDDELLREKRPVLQNTDVIGWFNKDKLVSQLCIYPCKINIHNTIFEMAGLTGVGTYPEYANLGLMNDLIKTALTKMRDNRQWISYLYPYSVPFYRKKGWEIFSERITFNIKDSQLPHYEKQPGFVERLNVDEQDVVDIYNRFSASNHGALIRNKLSWNEYWRWENEQDRTAAIYHDQNGQPIGAMFYWIDKDIFYIKDMIYLNQEARKGLWNFVYAHYSMIDKVKGRIYRHDPIAFQLADSHINEIIEPYYMARIVDVAEFLKAYPFAVLPQEPFHFIVTDPVAEWNNGVFSLYVDSNGQLGIDNQPRGKSVELSIQTLSSMLMSFRRPHFFYEYERLKTDKQIVKMLDEMIPSKQPYFSDYF; encoded by the coding sequence ATGTCAAATATGAGTATTCGCGATAAATTGGTTATCAAACCTGTTACCCTTGAACATTTAGATCAATTTGATGAATTATTACGTTATGTTTTCCAAGTCACTAGTCAAGACATTGAAAAATCAGGTTATGAAAAAGATGATGAGCTGTTGCGCGAAAAAAGGCCTGTTTTACAAAATACCGATGTGATTGGTTGGTTTAATAAAGATAAACTGGTTTCGCAGCTATGTATTTATCCTTGTAAAATAAATATTCATAATACTATTTTTGAAATGGCAGGATTGACTGGAGTAGGAACCTACCCTGAATATGCTAATTTAGGTTTGATGAATGACTTGATTAAAACGGCATTAACTAAAATGCGTGATAATCGGCAGTGGATCTCTTATCTTTATCCTTATTCGGTGCCATTTTATCGTAAAAAGGGATGGGAAATATTTAGTGAGCGCATTACCTTTAATATTAAAGACTCTCAGCTTCCTCATTATGAAAAACAACCTGGTTTTGTCGAACGATTAAATGTTGATGAGCAAGATGTCGTTGATATCTATAATCGTTTTTCGGCATCTAACCATGGTGCGCTAATTCGTAATAAGCTATCCTGGAACGAGTACTGGCGCTGGGAAAATGAACAAGATCGAACTGCCGCTATTTACCATGATCAAAATGGTCAGCCGATAGGTGCGATGTTTTATTGGATAGATAAAGATATATTTTATATTAAGGACATGATTTATTTAAATCAAGAAGCACGCAAGGGGTTATGGAATTTTGTTTACGCCCATTATTCGATGATAGATAAAGTAAAAGGGCGCATTTATCGCCATGATCCGATCGCTTTTCAGCTCGCAGATAGCCATATTAATGAAATAATTGAACCTTATTATATGGCTAGAATCGTTGATGTGGCAGAATTTCTCAAAGCTTATCCGTTTGCTGTTTTGCCTCAAGAGCCATTTCATTTTATCGTTACGGATCCTGTGGCAGAATGGAATAATGGTGTTTTTAGTCTCTATGTTGATAGTAACGGGCAACTAGGTATTGATAACCAACCAAGGGGGAAAAGCGTAGAGTTATCGATTCAGACTTTATCATCAATGCTGATGAGTTTTCGGCGACCGCACTTTTTTTATGAATACGAGCGATTAAAGACAGATAAGCAAATAGTCAAAATGCTAGATGAGATGATCCCATCTAAGCAACCCTATTTTTCAGATTATTTTTAA
- a CDS encoding sugar O-acetyltransferase, with protein MATEKEKMLSALLYHPAADELNYERLSAQDYCFKFNQLEPSATQPRLDILHQLLNNFGFGSIIMPGFWCDYGYNIRIGDHFFANFNCIMLDAAPITFGDHVLIGPNCSFYTSGHPLDVKQRNSGVEYAYPITVGNNVWFGGNVVVLPGITIGDNCVIGAGSIITKSIADNSIAIGNPCRVKRSK; from the coding sequence GTGGCAACTGAAAAAGAAAAAATGTTAAGTGCTCTGCTCTATCATCCAGCTGCAGACGAACTCAATTATGAGCGTTTATCAGCGCAAGATTACTGTTTTAAATTCAATCAACTTGAACCCTCTGCAACCCAACCACGTTTAGATATTTTACATCAACTACTTAATAACTTTGGCTTTGGATCAATTATCATGCCTGGATTTTGGTGTGACTATGGCTACAATATTCGTATTGGTGATCATTTCTTTGCTAATTTTAACTGTATCATGTTGGACGCAGCACCTATTACATTTGGCGACCATGTACTCATCGGGCCAAATTGTAGCTTTTATACCTCAGGTCATCCATTAGACGTCAAGCAACGCAATAGTGGGGTTGAATATGCATATCCTATTACAGTTGGTAACAATGTCTGGTTTGGCGGTAACGTCGTTGTTTTACCCGGTATCACAATTGGTGATAATTGTGTGATTGGAGCAGGCAGCATTATTACAAAATCTATTGCCGACAATAGTATTGCTATCGGCAATCCATGTAGAGTTAAACGTTCTAAATAA
- a CDS encoding oligosaccharide MFS transporter, translated as MKISLPFNNKNYLFSSSYLFFFFAAWSLWWSFYAIWLKNNIGISGSNLGTIYSINQFTSITFMILYGIIQDKLGIRKNLMWVISIILIMTGPFLIYVYEPLLASNFILGVILGSVLFSLGYLSACGLIDSYVEKISRKFGFEYGQARLWGCLGYALAAAIGGLFFSINPHFNFWAVSIVGILFFITNVCYRPTKSIKRKEIQQKNDRYNSITLNDFAIIFKDAKFWGLVIFILGTWSFYNIYDQQLFPVFYANLFSDPNIGASVYGQLNSVQVILEGIGMACIPLLINRIGPKYSLLLGGIIMTGRILGSAIFDDIYIISFIKMLHAIEVPLFVISIFKYNAANFDKRLSSTLFLVGFQIATSVGIIVLSIPIGMLFDDVGYHKIFFVVSCIVIVSLIIGTFTLSNKRVEN; from the coding sequence ATGAAAATATCGCTACCTTTTAATAATAAAAACTACCTATTCTCATCTTCATATCTATTTTTCTTTTTTGCTGCTTGGTCATTATGGTGGTCATTTTATGCTATCTGGTTAAAAAATAATATTGGAATCAGTGGCTCAAATCTTGGAACTATCTATTCAATTAACCAATTCACTAGCATTACGTTTATGATTCTATACGGTATAATTCAAGATAAACTCGGCATTCGTAAAAATTTAATGTGGGTTATTAGCATCATATTAATAATGACCGGCCCATTTTTGATTTATGTTTATGAACCCTTATTAGCGAGCAATTTTATTCTTGGTGTTATTTTGGGATCGGTTCTATTTTCTCTTGGTTACTTATCTGCTTGTGGTTTAATCGATAGTTATGTTGAAAAAATTAGCCGAAAATTTGGCTTTGAATATGGTCAAGCCCGATTATGGGGATGTTTGGGTTATGCGCTTGCTGCCGCCATTGGTGGGTTATTTTTTAGTATCAATCCCCACTTTAATTTCTGGGCAGTATCGATAGTCGGGATTCTATTTTTTATTACGAATGTTTGTTACAGACCAACAAAATCAATCAAACGTAAAGAGATACAGCAAAAAAATGATCGCTATAATTCAATTACCTTAAATGATTTCGCTATTATTTTTAAGGACGCCAAATTTTGGGGGTTAGTTATTTTTATCCTCGGCACTTGGTCATTTTATAATATTTATGATCAACAACTATTTCCTGTTTTTTATGCTAATTTATTTAGCGATCCCAATATCGGTGCCAGCGTCTATGGTCAGCTAAACTCGGTACAAGTCATCCTTGAAGGTATTGGAATGGCTTGTATACCCTTGTTAATTAATCGTATCGGACCAAAGTATTCATTACTACTTGGCGGCATTATCATGACTGGTCGTATTCTTGGTTCGGCCATCTTTGATGATATTTATATTATTTCATTTATTAAGATGCTCCATGCAATTGAAGTACCTCTATTTGTTATTTCGATATTTAAATATAATGCAGCAAATTTCGATAAACGTTTATCTTCAACACTATTTTTAGTTGGCTTTCAAATTGCGACATCTGTTGGCATTATTGTATTATCTATTCCAATAGGAATGCTATTTGACGATGTTGGCTATCATAAAATCTTCTTTGTCGTTTCATGTATTGTTATTGTCTCGCTTATTATTGGAACATTTACACTAAGTAACAAAAGAGTCGAAAATTGA
- a CDS encoding metallophosphoesterase — MFDIIGDIHGQATKLKSLLYKLGYKKTRSGFQHLKYKAIFVGDLIDRGPYQLETLTIVKEMVDNGNAYVVMGNHEFNAIGWKTNNEREADTFLRKHNYANHKQHKAFLMQIGENSQQHLYWINWFKSLPLFLDFDKIRVIHACWDSNIIRLILPYLEHNNGLKEQYIQQAFNPSSALFNYCETLLKGKEVTLPDGISYHDKEGTQRHKSRIKWWLKQADTLNELCLIPDDEKLPALEQKVKLPLDGYQEQKIVFFGHYWLTGKPSIQTNKVTCVDYSAAIESGKLVAYRWEGEEILTNKHFIY, encoded by the coding sequence ATGTTTGACATTATTGGTGATATACATGGGCAAGCGACCAAGCTAAAAAGTTTACTGTACAAATTGGGCTATAAAAAAACTAGATCGGGTTTTCAACATTTAAAATATAAAGCAATTTTTGTTGGTGATTTAATTGATAGAGGTCCGTATCAGCTTGAGACGCTGACTATTGTTAAAGAGATGGTTGATAACGGCAATGCTTATGTTGTGATGGGAAATCATGAATTTAATGCCATTGGCTGGAAAACTAACAATGAACGTGAAGCTGATACCTTTTTACGCAAGCATAATTATGCTAATCATAAACAACACAAAGCATTTTTGATGCAAATCGGCGAAAATTCCCAGCAGCATCTATATTGGATTAATTGGTTTAAATCACTGCCGTTATTTTTAGATTTTGATAAAATTCGAGTTATTCATGCTTGTTGGGATAGTAATATTATTAGGCTAATTTTGCCTTACCTTGAGCATAATAACGGCTTAAAAGAGCAATATATTCAGCAAGCTTTTAATCCCTCTTCTGCACTATTTAATTATTGTGAAACCTTATTAAAAGGTAAAGAGGTCACTTTACCTGATGGTATTTCCTATCATGATAAAGAGGGTACGCAGCGGCATAAATCAAGAATTAAATGGTGGCTTAAGCAAGCGGACACACTCAATGAGCTTTGTTTAATTCCCGATGATGAAAAGCTCCCCGCTCTTGAGCAAAAAGTAAAGCTACCGCTCGATGGTTATCAAGAACAGAAAATAGTATTTTTTGGTCATTATTGGTTAACAGGTAAACCCAGTATTCAAACAAATAAAGTGACTTGTGTTGATTATTCAGCGGCGATCGAATCAGGCAAACTCGTTGCTTATCGGTGGGAAGGCGAAGAGATATTAACAAATAAACATTTTATTTATTAA